The Methanolacinia petrolearia DSM 11571 genome has a segment encoding these proteins:
- a CDS encoding methyltransferase family protein, with the protein MKKHYIPPNYFYLALILTALPGCLFPQFNIITYPFNLPGFIVVAIGVLVTYVSWKVFIDHGTSESYRKDATCLVSDGLYAYSRNPMYIGMILIVLGLWICMMMNLLALAGPVFLFLVLNFRFIPYEESVMSGQFGEEFTAYMKKVRRWL; encoded by the coding sequence ATGAAAAAGCACTATATCCCCCCAAATTATTTTTATCTTGCTCTAATCCTGACAGCTCTCCCGGGATGTCTCTTTCCGCAGTTCAATATTATCACATATCCTTTCAATCTCCCCGGGTTCATTGTCGTAGCCATTGGGGTGCTGGTTACGTATGTCTCATGGAAGGTCTTCATAGATCACGGGACGTCCGAATCTTACCGCAAAGATGCAACCTGCCTAGTCTCGGACGGACTTTATGCATACAGCAGAAATCCTATGTATATAGGCATGATTCTGATTGTTCTCGGCCTGTGGATATGTATGATGATGAATCTTCTTGCACTCGCCGGACCGGTCTTTCTTTTCCTTGTGCTAAACTTCAGGTTCATACCATACGAGGAAAGCGTGATGTCCGGGCAGTTCGGAGAGGAATTCACGGCATACATGAAAAAAGTCCGGAGATGGCTGTAA
- a CDS encoding putative phosphothreonine lyase domain-containing protein, with protein MEVEGDENPLSGAAYGIFEIILNRELTKKGKYLFERVEAGEDFRDEFDVIFSDFEDEYPQLSQALADEPGGKDRIYDMLLEGEGVIPSKTTRMYWIVQDYPDFSPEDFDDEKGGKWLIFMEKADIDEIWRKIRDATAAGRLGISARVSTAKENPDSRDERAVVYVNTADWEDEEDVMRIREVLRELGVEQRIGYKRNIETYHGEYSEGGKKVTYYSA; from the coding sequence ATGGAAGTCGAGGGAGATGAAAATCCGCTTTCCGGGGCGGCATACGGAATATTCGAGATAATACTCAACCGCGAACTTACAAAAAAAGGCAAATATCTGTTTGAGCGCGTTGAAGCGGGAGAGGATTTCAGAGATGAGTTTGATGTAATATTCTCGGATTTCGAAGACGAATACCCACAGCTTTCACAGGCGCTTGCAGATGAGCCGGGAGGAAAAGACCGGATCTACGATATGCTTCTTGAAGGCGAGGGCGTGATTCCCTCGAAGACAACAAGAATGTACTGGATAGTGCAGGACTACCCTGATTTCTCGCCTGAGGATTTTGATGATGAAAAGGGTGGGAAGTGGCTTATTTTCATGGAAAAGGCAGATATCGACGAGATCTGGAGAAAGATTCGCGATGCAACGGCAGCAGGACGGCTCGGGATCTCCGCAAGGGTCAGCACCGCAAAGGAGAACCCGGATTCAAGAGACGAAAGGGCGGTCGTCTATGTAAACACGGCCGACTGGGAGGACGAAGAGGACGTCATGAGAATAAGAGAGGTCCTCAGGGAGCTCGGAGTGGAGCAGAGAATAGGATACAAGAGAAATATCGAGACCTACCACGGCGAGTACAGCGAAGGCGGAAAAAAGGTCACCTACTATAGTGCATAG
- a CDS encoding VIT1/CCC1 transporter family protein, with protein MESGFSKDISGILDHFQKNEITEHLIYEKLAEKEKDPHNKEVLGRIAGDELKHYNIIKKITGKEFSPDKRRILWFTTMARVFGLTFTIKLMEKGENRAQSGYSEIKEKFPEISRILADEERHELELADMINEEKLGYMGSVVLGLNDALVELTGALAGFSFALQNTALIGAIGLITGIAAALSMAASEYLSEKADGGGEKDPFRAASYTGAAYILTVFLLILPYFIFGNYAVALAVTIITGIIIIFVFNFYISVAKDLDFKRRFMEMAAISLGVAGLSFVLGAVVKIVFGVDI; from the coding sequence ATGGAAAGCGGATTTTCAAAGGATATCTCAGGGATTCTCGACCATTTTCAGAAGAACGAGATAACCGAACACCTGATATATGAAAAACTGGCAGAGAAGGAAAAGGATCCCCACAACAAAGAGGTGCTCGGGAGGATCGCCGGCGACGAGCTGAAGCATTATAATATCATAAAAAAAATTACAGGGAAGGAGTTTTCGCCGGACAAAAGAAGAATACTCTGGTTTACTACAATGGCAAGGGTCTTCGGACTTACCTTTACGATCAAACTGATGGAGAAAGGAGAAAACCGGGCCCAGTCGGGTTATTCTGAGATAAAAGAGAAATTCCCCGAGATCAGCAGGATTCTCGCAGACGAAGAGAGGCACGAGCTCGAACTCGCCGACATGATCAACGAGGAGAAGCTCGGCTATATGGGGTCTGTCGTTCTCGGGTTAAACGACGCACTCGTCGAGCTTACAGGGGCACTTGCGGGTTTTTCGTTCGCTCTCCAGAATACAGCCCTGATCGGCGCCATCGGGCTTATCACTGGTATTGCCGCAGCTCTTTCGATGGCGGCATCTGAGTACCTGTCCGAAAAGGCGGACGGCGGAGGAGAAAAAGACCCGTTCAGGGCCGCATCATACACCGGCGCAGCATATATACTGACCGTATTCCTGCTCATACTGCCGTATTTTATATTCGGAAATTACGCAGTCGCACTGGCGGTCACGATAATAACAGGCATAATAATAATATTCGTCTTCAACTTCTACATCTCAGTGGCGAAGGACCTGGACTTCAAAAGAAGGTTCATGGAGATGGCGGCGATCAGTCTCGGGGTTGCCGGGCTTTCATTCGTCCTCGGAGCTGTGGTAAAGATTGTATTTGGTGTGGATATATGA
- a CDS encoding sensor histidine kinase — protein sequence MDQKSTGIVVLIAISIFILLVVQAVGVLTLASHNENLVIERTWDELKDYAVIISTQIDGDVLENLKPGDESSLDFIEIRDRLWALQKDSASIRYVYVLRKTADGEYLEFVVNSEYGRNDFTFPLIGHVYEEAPAEAFEGYTGPSVKKEFYSDQWGEYMSGYAPIYDSDGKVVGVAGVDISKDVILGRLKDSETTIYYILIVTVIIGIFLLIFLLYMVSQFRRYQLETEKSERRLNLAMEIAQEGLIDWNTRTDVAYISKGFWRIVGTGDEMPETHYKTSVVLDYIHPDDRLKLVNYFRNVLENGFKKDIAVRINRVSGEGGWVRVKADVVGHEDEKPVRLIATAIDITDEVEYLGALEIAREKLSTLSSITRHDVLNQVTVLNLNLDLLKMTNTDPEIDEIIEELDSASDKIRDLVEFTKYYPALGDSKPSWISVDEMVENVAPEGYYNELPVEVMCRNLKIHADPLFEKVLYNLFDNSYRYGEKATRIVVDCMKSEGGMKLIIDDDGVGIPVDKKELIFEKNYGTNTGYGLFLVEKIIEMAGFAINETGTEGIGARFEIFIPDGKFSFGDETRD from the coding sequence ATGGATCAAAAAAGTACCGGCATTGTAGTATTGATTGCAATATCAATTTTTATCCTGCTTGTTGTCCAGGCCGTAGGCGTCCTGACTCTTGCCAGCCATAATGAAAACCTGGTGATAGAGAGAACCTGGGATGAGCTTAAAGACTACGCGGTAATTATATCAACCCAGATCGACGGCGATGTTCTTGAAAATCTGAAACCCGGAGATGAATCCAGTCTTGATTTTATAGAGATAAGAGACAGGCTCTGGGCCCTGCAGAAAGATTCCGCATCAATAAGATATGTATATGTCCTGAGAAAGACGGCTGACGGCGAATACCTTGAATTCGTTGTCAACAGCGAATACGGGAGAAACGATTTTACATTCCCCCTTATCGGCCACGTCTATGAAGAAGCGCCGGCTGAGGCATTTGAAGGCTACACCGGGCCTTCGGTGAAGAAGGAGTTTTATTCGGACCAGTGGGGGGAGTATATGTCCGGTTATGCTCCGATATATGACTCGGACGGAAAAGTGGTGGGTGTCGCAGGTGTCGACATATCGAAGGATGTAATTCTGGGGCGTCTCAAGGATTCCGAGACCACTATATACTATATACTGATTGTTACGGTGATAATCGGCATCTTCCTGCTGATATTCCTCCTTTACATGGTGTCTCAGTTCAGGAGGTACCAGCTTGAGACTGAAAAAAGCGAAAGAAGACTGAATCTTGCAATGGAGATCGCCCAGGAGGGGCTGATCGACTGGAATACCCGGACCGACGTGGCATATATCAGCAAGGGTTTCTGGAGAATCGTCGGCACTGGCGATGAGATGCCCGAGACCCATTACAAGACTTCGGTAGTCCTTGACTACATTCATCCCGATGACAGGCTGAAGCTGGTGAATTATTTCCGCAATGTGCTTGAAAACGGGTTTAAAAAGGATATAGCCGTAAGGATCAACAGGGTGAGCGGCGAGGGGGGCTGGGTGCGGGTAAAGGCCGACGTCGTGGGGCACGAGGATGAAAAGCCGGTCCGGCTTATCGCTACGGCCATAGATATAACCGACGAGGTGGAGTACCTCGGCGCCCTCGAGATAGCCCGCGAAAAGCTCTCCACTCTCTCATCCATAACCCGGCACGATGTCCTGAACCAGGTTACCGTGCTGAACCTGAATCTCGACCTGCTGAAGATGACAAATACCGATCCCGAGATCGACGAGATAATCGAAGAGCTGGATAGTGCCTCAGACAAGATCCGCGACCTTGTCGAGTTTACCAAATATTACCCCGCACTCGGCGACAGCAAGCCTTCATGGATTTCGGTCGACGAGATGGTGGAGAATGTCGCTCCTGAGGGCTACTACAACGAACTTCCGGTTGAGGTCATGTGCAGGAACCTGAAGATACATGCCGATCCTCTATTTGAGAAGGTGCTGTACAATCTCTTCGACAACTCGTACAGGTACGGCGAAAAGGCTACCAGGATAGTTGTCGACTGTATGAAGTCTGAAGGCGGCATGAAACTGATAATAGATGACGACGGCGTCGGGATTCCGGTGGATAAGAAGGAGCTGATATTCGAGAAGAACTACGGCACGAATACAGGCTACGGCCTCTTCCTCGTGGAGAAGATCATAGAGAT
- the rdgB gene encoding RdgB/HAM1 family non-canonical purine NTP pyrophosphatase has protein sequence MNLKVVTGNPNKVKEVAAYFGEFVVVEHVKLDLPEYRGDDVGEIARGKAKVAYEAVGEPLIVDDTGFYIRALNGFPGAYAAFVLDTIGMEGVLKLMESKPERSAYFETAIAYADEKGIFIFKGRVEGEIMTSPRGKEGFGYDPVFSVGGKTLAEIPLTEKSAISHRGRALEEFKKWFVENRL, from the coding sequence ATGAATCTTAAGGTTGTCACCGGAAATCCGAACAAGGTGAAGGAGGTCGCGGCCTATTTCGGGGAGTTTGTGGTTGTCGAGCATGTAAAACTCGATCTTCCCGAGTACAGGGGCGACGATGTGGGAGAGATCGCCCGCGGAAAGGCGAAGGTCGCATATGAAGCGGTGGGAGAGCCGCTTATCGTGGATGATACCGGATTTTATATACGGGCTCTGAACGGATTTCCCGGTGCATATGCGGCTTTTGTTCTCGATACTATCGGAATGGAAGGTGTCCTTAAGCTCATGGAGAGTAAGCCCGAACGGAGCGCTTACTTCGAGACGGCGATAGCGTATGCCGATGAAAAAGGGATCTTCATCTTCAAGGGAAGAGTCGAAGGCGAGATCATGACCTCACCACGGGGCAAAGAGGGTTTCGGCTACGATCCCGTGTTCAGCGTCGGAGGGAAGACCCTTGCGGAGATCCCGCTCACGGAGAAGTCTGCAATATCCCATCGCGGCAGGGCGCTTGAAGAGTTTAAAAAATGGTTTGTTGAAAACAGGCTGTAA
- a CDS encoding 50S ribosomal protein L40e, with the protein MARFAEAEARLLNVKICMKCNARNPIRATKCRKCGGSELRPKSKERKG; encoded by the coding sequence ATGGCAAGATTCGCAGAGGCCGAAGCAAGGCTCTTAAATGTCAAGATATGCATGAAATGCAACGCAAGGAACCCAATTCGCGCAACAAAATGCCGCAAGTGCGGCGGTTCGGAGCTTCGCCCGAAGTCCAAGGAAAGAAAAGGATAG